The sequence TGCCACGAATGTGCGGCGCGAAGTAATGCGGGTCGTCGAGCAGCCCCTCCCCGATGTAGATCGGGTAGCTGCGGTCGGCGAGATCGACAGTCAGTGTGCGCATGAAGCCCCCAGGCAAGAAAGGGCATTAGGATAACGCAGAACCGGGCGGCCTTTAATGGCGCTCCAGCCTGCGCAGACGATCGAGTATCTCCAGAACCACCAGGCGCGGCGGCCGCTCGTCGGTTTCCACCACCACGTCGGCGACTTCCCGATAGAGCGGATCGCGCTGAGCCATGAGGTCTCGCAGGATCTGCCCGGGATTCGGCTTCTGCAGCAGGGGCCGATTCTTGTCGCGCGCGGTACGGGCGATCTGCTGATCGACAGACGCATGCAGGTAGATGACCTTGCCGCCGGTCTTCAGCGCCGCGCGGTTGGCCTCGCGCAGGACGGCACCGCCACCCGTGGCAATCACCATCCCGCTGCTGGCACAGAGCTCGGCGAGCATCGCCTGTTCCCGCTCACGGAAACCGACTTCGCCTTCGACATCGAAGATCCAGGGGATATTGGCACCGCAGCGCTGCTCGATTTCCTTGTCGGAATCCTTGAAATCGAGGTGCAGCTCCTTGGCAAGAAGACGCCCGATGGTGCTTTTTCCAGCTCCCATCGGGCCAACCAGAATCAGATTAGGCACGGCATTGATCAACGATCGATAGCAATGGCCTGATTATTCATGATCCGGGGAGTGAGGAAAACCAGAAGCTCGTTCTTGGTGTCCGTCACGTAGTCATTCTTGAACAGGCGACCGACTACCGGCACATCACCCAGGAACGGTACCTTCGCGGTCGTCTTGGTCTGAGTGTTGGAGAACACACCACCGATAACGATGGTCTCGCCGTCATTGACCAGGACCTTGGCATTGACCTCGTTCTTCTTGATCGGCGGAACGCCGAGCAGTGCGTTCTGGTAGTCCGGCTCGTCCTTGTTCACCTTGACCTGCATGATGATGCGGTTGTCAGGGGTGATCTGCGGAGTGACTTCCAGAGACAGTGCGGCCTCCTTGAAGGAAACCGAGGTCGCGCCGCTGGAGCTCGCTTCCTGGTACGGAACCTCGGTACCTTTCAGGATCTTCGCGGTTTCCTTGTCCGAGGTGACCACCTTGGGCTGCGATACCACTTCACCGTTACCGGTCTTTTCCATCGCGTTGAGCTGAAGATCGAGAACGGTGTTGTTGGTCACGAAGCCGATGCCGATACCGGACGTCGGAGTAGTAGTGCTCACGCCCAGGTCAACGAAGGTCTGCGAGGTGCTGTCGGTGCCACCGGAAACGTTCCAGTTGCCACGATTGCTCAGCGATCCGCTCCAGTTCACACCCAGCTCCTTGGTGTAATCGACGCTCGCCTCGACGATACGAGCCTCGATCATCACCTGGCGCACAGGAATGTCGAGCTGCGAAACGATGCGGCGCAGCTCATCCAAGCGGTCCTGAGTCTGATAGGCGATGATCGAGTTGGTGCGATCATCCACGGTGATCGAACCG is a genomic window of Pseudomonas knackmussii B13 containing:
- the aroK gene encoding shikimate kinase AroK, which gives rise to MPNLILVGPMGAGKSTIGRLLAKELHLDFKDSDKEIEQRCGANIPWIFDVEGEVGFREREQAMLAELCASSGMVIATGGGAVLREANRAALKTGGKVIYLHASVDQQIARTARDKNRPLLQKPNPGQILRDLMAQRDPLYREVADVVVETDERPPRLVVLEILDRLRRLERH